A genomic window from Planococcus rifietoensis includes:
- a CDS encoding SIS domain-containing protein — MLNDYFKRVQERLELVEKQERPAMLVAADKVSAAIQAGGIVQLFGCGHSHILTEEVFYRAGGLVPVKPIFVEPLMLHEGAVRSSQLERENGYASGFLEEQDFRPGDVVFVISTSGRNPVPVDAALAAREKGAFVIGITSLDYSRSQASRHNTGKYLFDAVDLVIDNHSVSGDAILSYEHVEVPFGPTSTVVGATMLNAIFAEAIKLMADSGFAPPIFLSGNIDGADAHNMRLIEKYRERISLL, encoded by the coding sequence ATGTTAAACGATTATTTTAAACGAGTGCAGGAACGCTTGGAGCTTGTGGAAAAACAAGAGCGGCCGGCGATGCTTGTGGCGGCTGACAAAGTGTCAGCCGCGATCCAAGCAGGCGGCATCGTTCAATTGTTTGGGTGCGGACATTCGCATATTTTGACGGAAGAAGTGTTTTACCGCGCCGGTGGATTGGTGCCAGTCAAGCCGATTTTTGTCGAGCCGCTCATGCTGCATGAAGGTGCGGTCCGATCCTCTCAACTGGAGCGGGAGAACGGCTACGCTTCAGGGTTCTTGGAGGAACAGGATTTCCGTCCTGGCGATGTGGTTTTTGTCATCTCCACTTCCGGCCGCAATCCGGTGCCGGTGGATGCGGCACTCGCGGCTCGTGAGAAAGGCGCATTTGTCATTGGCATCACATCGCTCGACTATTCAAGGAGCCAAGCTTCGCGCCATAACACTGGCAAGTACTTGTTCGATGCGGTGGATCTCGTTATCGACAACCATTCGGTGTCAGGGGATGCGATTTTGTCGTATGAACACGTAGAAGTTCCGTTTGGCCCGACTTCTACGGTCGTCGGGGCCACCATGTTGAATGCGATTTTTGCGGAAGCGATTAAGCTTATGGCCGATTCCGGTTTTGCGCCGCCGATTTTTTTGAGCGGCAATATCGACGGGGCGGATGCGCATAATATGCGGCTCATTGAGAAGTATCGGGAGCGGATTTCTTTGTTGTAG
- a CDS encoding phosphocarrier protein HPr: protein MIEKTYTIISDEGLHARPASKLVGAVSPFSADVKMLYKEREVNLKSIMGVMSLGVSKGHTIKITADGSDEESLMAKVEELIVAEGLGKA from the coding sequence ATGATTGAAAAAACGTATACCATCATCAGCGACGAAGGGCTTCACGCACGACCAGCTTCGAAATTAGTAGGAGCGGTGTCGCCGTTTTCTGCAGATGTCAAAATGCTCTATAAAGAAAGAGAAGTAAACTTGAAGTCCATTATGGGCGTCATGTCACTCGGTGTCTCAAAAGGCCACACCATCAAAATCACAGCCGATGGCAGCGATGAAGAATCCCTTATGGCCAAAGTGGAAGAACTGATCGTAGCGGAAGGGCTAGGGAAAGCGTAA
- a CDS encoding GntR family transcriptional regulator codes for MLDKQSPIPIYIQIEEQLKQQIQQGDFSVGTSIPSERELSERFAVSRMTVRQSITNLVNDGLLYREKGRGTFVASPKVEQPLNGLTSFTEDMESRGMVPSSKLIGFEILEPETDVAHELQLDDGDQVYFVERIRFADDKPMAIERTFLPVKRFPNLTEESFQGSLYAVIENKQQLKISHATQRMEAGLVKKDDADLLQIQPPAAILMIERISFLEGDLPFEVVRSTYRADRYKFTTEIQR; via the coding sequence GTGCTGGACAAACAATCGCCGATTCCCATTTACATTCAAATAGAAGAACAGCTGAAGCAGCAAATTCAGCAAGGCGACTTTTCCGTTGGCACGTCGATTCCATCCGAACGCGAACTGTCCGAACGCTTCGCGGTCAGCCGCATGACGGTGCGCCAGTCGATCACCAATTTGGTCAATGACGGCTTGTTGTACCGGGAAAAAGGGCGCGGCACGTTCGTGGCCTCTCCAAAGGTGGAGCAGCCGCTCAATGGCTTGACCAGCTTTACGGAAGACATGGAGTCGCGCGGCATGGTGCCCAGCAGCAAGCTGATCGGATTTGAAATCCTGGAGCCGGAAACCGACGTTGCACACGAGTTGCAGCTGGACGATGGCGACCAAGTGTATTTTGTCGAGCGCATTCGTTTTGCGGACGACAAGCCAATGGCCATCGAACGCACCTTTTTGCCGGTTAAACGCTTTCCGAATCTGACAGAAGAGTCGTTCCAAGGCTCGCTGTATGCGGTCATCGAGAACAAGCAGCAGCTGAAAATCAGCCACGCGACGCAGCGCATGGAAGCAGGACTGGTAAAGAAAGATGATGCCGATTTGCTGCAGATCCAACCGCCCGCAGCGATCTTGATGATTGAACGCATCAGCTTTCTAGAAGGCGACTTGCCATTTGAAGTGGTCCGCAGCACATACCGGGCCGACCGTTATAAATTCACGACCGAAATTCAGCGGTAA
- the nagB gene encoding glucosamine-6-phosphate deaminase, with protein sequence MKLIRVENYEEMSSSAARLVEQQILDNSRSVLGLATGSTPLGLYEQLIRGVQERNISYKQVQTISLDEYCGLSAAHPNSYRYFMNEHLFQHIDIQLDNTHIPDGTASPVEDECRRYEALIDRIGPPHLQILGLGTNGHIGFNEPGTPEASVTHCVKLEESTRKSNARFFSDLNSVPTHAITMGIQSILKSEQILVLASGKKKAPAVKRFLAGGVSEDFPVSFLWKHPHVTLIVDKEAYSLAAAEKE encoded by the coding sequence ATGAAACTGATACGAGTCGAAAACTACGAAGAGATGAGCAGCAGCGCGGCAAGGTTAGTGGAACAGCAGATTCTGGACAACAGCCGTTCGGTACTTGGACTTGCCACCGGATCGACGCCGCTCGGCCTTTACGAGCAATTAATTCGCGGCGTCCAAGAACGCAATATCTCTTACAAGCAAGTTCAAACGATCAGCTTGGATGAATACTGCGGACTTTCAGCAGCTCATCCGAACAGCTACCGCTATTTTATGAATGAGCACCTATTCCAGCACATCGATATTCAACTAGACAACACGCATATTCCAGACGGTACAGCTTCTCCGGTAGAAGACGAATGCCGGCGCTATGAGGCCTTGATTGACAGAATCGGCCCGCCGCATCTGCAAATTCTCGGACTCGGGACAAACGGCCATATTGGCTTTAACGAGCCCGGTACACCTGAAGCGAGTGTGACTCATTGCGTGAAACTAGAAGAATCGACCCGCAAGAGCAATGCGCGGTTTTTCAGCGACCTGAATAGTGTGCCGACGCACGCCATTACGATGGGCATTCAGTCGATTCTAAAAAGTGAACAAATCTTGGTGCTGGCTTCCGGCAAAAAGAAAGCACCGGCAGTGAAACGGTTTTTGGCTGGCGGGGTCAGCGAAGATTTTCCGGTGTCGTTTTTATGGAAGCATCCGCATGTTACACTCATAGTAGACAAGGAAGCCTATAGCCTGGCAGCGGCAGAAAAGGAGTGA
- the nagA gene encoding N-acetylglucosamine-6-phosphate deacetylase — MKNSLLISGITIADAVEESVIGDILIEDGKISRVAEKIEVPADIHIEASGKNWTAFPGFIDVHIHGAAGHDSMDATPEDLAGLAEALPKEGTTSFLATTMTQSDEAISAALENICEFHASEGQAEMLGVHLEGPFISAERAGAQPIEHIVEASYPLFREWQKKSGNQIRLVTLAPETRGAMEFIKKLTEDKVIASIGHSDATFEEVQAAVRSGANHVTHLYNQMSPFHHRKPGVVGAALMEDGLMVELIADFIHSHPASVEMAFRQKGAERLILITDAMRAKGLPPGVYDLGGQDVQVTKKDARLADGTLAGSILTMDRAIQNVQSITGCSVNELVAMTSANAANELGLANKGKVCSGADADIAILDDNLNVQLTICRGTIAYRKE; from the coding sequence GTGAAGAACAGCCTATTGATTTCGGGCATCACCATTGCAGATGCGGTGGAAGAAAGTGTTATCGGGGATATCCTCATCGAAGACGGCAAAATAAGCCGCGTGGCCGAAAAGATTGAAGTGCCAGCTGACATTCATATAGAAGCAAGCGGTAAAAACTGGACTGCGTTTCCTGGATTTATCGACGTCCATATTCACGGCGCGGCAGGGCACGATTCGATGGACGCGACGCCAGAAGACTTGGCTGGCTTAGCGGAAGCTTTGCCGAAAGAAGGAACGACCAGTTTTCTCGCGACCACGATGACGCAATCGGATGAGGCCATTTCAGCAGCGCTGGAAAATATCTGTGAGTTTCATGCTAGTGAAGGGCAGGCGGAGATGCTCGGCGTTCATTTGGAAGGACCGTTTATTTCTGCTGAACGTGCAGGGGCGCAGCCGATTGAACATATCGTCGAAGCGTCGTATCCCTTATTTCGCGAATGGCAAAAAAAGAGCGGCAACCAGATCCGTTTGGTTACTTTAGCGCCAGAAACCCGGGGCGCCATGGAGTTTATCAAAAAACTGACGGAGGATAAGGTCATTGCCTCCATCGGCCATTCCGATGCCACTTTTGAGGAAGTACAGGCAGCCGTTCGTTCCGGCGCGAACCACGTGACGCATCTCTATAACCAAATGAGCCCGTTCCATCATCGCAAGCCGGGTGTTGTGGGTGCGGCGTTGATGGAAGATGGCTTGATGGTCGAACTCATTGCCGATTTCATTCACAGCCATCCCGCTTCCGTCGAAATGGCGTTTCGGCAAAAAGGAGCCGAGCGCTTAATATTGATTACCGATGCCATGCGCGCAAAAGGCTTGCCCCCAGGTGTCTATGATTTAGGCGGACAGGATGTGCAGGTGACGAAAAAAGACGCACGGCTTGCGGATGGAACCTTAGCTGGCAGCATCTTGACGATGGACAGAGCGATTCAGAATGTGCAGTCTATCACCGGCTGCAGCGTAAATGAATTGGTGGCCATGACGTCCGCCAATGCCGCAAACGAATTGGGATTAGCCAATAAAGGCAAAGTCTGTAGCGGTGCGGATGCGGATATCGCCATTTTAGATGACAATTTGAACGTTCAATTGACCATTTGCAGAGGAACAATCGCCTACAGGAAGGAATGA